One genomic segment of Myxocyprinus asiaticus isolate MX2 ecotype Aquarium Trade chromosome 14, UBuf_Myxa_2, whole genome shotgun sequence includes these proteins:
- the LOC127451338 gene encoding trinucleotide repeat-containing gene 6A protein-like isoform X4, which yields MAPIRDSVSHSSNQTGLEHAGLEPQYENSLWSSGSDSNSNWGKVIVDKGTWPSITGSDPELASECMHADSASSSVSEKNLSMMASGNTGGDNNGNRQGSNHFMVANGSNNVGNGSVKGPWGMSNGSMLSTCQGSVEGPNSKLAEGSQGKINAWGTQSSSTNGGINPSTLNPNANNGAWPVLQNTGPNPHGPVGNENGNGGTNSQQSTICQTPSMQSINSKMSWGCLQENISEAEVNGTNKVPSGQPQNINTEFNGPNNTTNTMTSSLLNCTGSMQMNEQPPGHRAWPVSTGGSPQLPISTVSNGTSISQHGNSEGINSGSYGTACGIPPGTNYSGEKCPVPKGQAVGDTVNATLMQSGANGFSVSAAPLKNNNNSGMGSRGGGWDSASTTSQSMSWRAGNSVDPAGIPRPWGSASSSSSSSSSSSNTGTKVSNGEWNTLPSNSQHSNDSTNGSRKGTNGWKSLEDDALGIGSCGQASQGSTWNKSTGSEGSGDSSGGRSDIDGQRNSNRRRGNQQGMINAALSKIDVDPRVLSNTGWGQTPVLQNTAWDVSSSDKKTGNGQAGWGSAPPQASYSGGWGDRPSTNSSDSSVSGWTEQKPSTGWGESKGPVGQGGWEEASSVTMNKGSSSWNGGKDEKSSSWNNTQKAKQGWGGPSAGEGWGGECPKGNHWEEPQKSGSGGWDSDSDRSGSGWSEPGHCGTSNTWGGSGGTNTPDQSGPTTGWGEPAKTNNQNQGWGEPIKPSHSNPTWGDATKPNNSSEWGKSQEFIMGTFRSGNTPQTGAPGQNKPTGWLGGPMPAASKESSSTGWEEPSPESIRRRMEIDDGTSAWGDPNKYNHSNVNMWNKNTAGEQDGMAASQPPQAQSSMAPKEKSCNSGWGEPYGGPQKMESSTWGEPAGPPVKVDNGTSAWGKPVDSGSSWEEPGRENSGGGGWGNAAVGQQSQHKSGSKPMQDNWCGEEMSVAGHSNWEEEEEVEIGMWNNNPSQETNQTGNWSYKKMPPKLNKGPNKQDDSLWMNQFVQKFNNIYTRDSSEDSLKSNKMDMPGGMTDKRMDVDKHVLNMGEYGKNPASRHQIHKDSSIDRNPYMDKNVNMYGVSNAAAQGRNTQQPPAQPLNSTQSSLRNQVPPPLLPSQVPPSLFKYSPNNGGLNPLFGPQQVAMLNQLTQLNQLSQLSQINQLQRLLLQQKAQNQRAMPVNSRQQQEQQGRGLGPSQQMIQPSRHLDPSLRKQQTSPQPPSLHQPSFKSYMENFMPPNASDLQKEQNSLSSFSNFPLGLNSNLNVSNLDISSVGFKEPQSRLKKWTAMDISVNSPLDQNPSKSGAITSGLRLEDSPFGPYDFINASNAPISPPGSVGDGWPSRAKSPHGSTNVNWPPEFRPGEPWKGYPNIDPETDPFVTPGSVINNLSINTVRDVDHLRDRNNGPSSSLNTTLPSNSAWTSIRASNHNSSLSSTAQSTSARNSDSKWSPGIVTNTSLAHELWKVPLPSKGISAPSRLPPGLTGQKQPSSWDNSSLRLAGWGSSESRFTSGTSWGDSSSGRTNWLVLKNLTPQIDGSTLRTLCMQHGPLITFHLNLPHGNAVVCYSSKEEAAKAQKSLHMCVLGNTTILAEFASEEEINSFFAQGQSMTASPSWQTLGSSQNRIGSIEGSHPFPNRTDPNHWNVSGLSGAGSGDLHGSSLWGVPNYSTSLWGSPSTSEGGGINCPSPISSFLPVDHLTGGGESM from the exons ATGGCTCCCATTCGGGATTCTGTCAGCCACTCCTCTAACCAAACAG GTTTGGAACACGCTGGTCTGGAACCTCAGTATGAAAATTCATTGTGGAGCTCTGGCAGCGACTCTAACAGCAACTGGGGAAAAGTCATTGTAGATAAGGGAACCTGGCCCTCTATCACTGGTAGTGACCCAGAGTTAGCCTCAGAATGTATGCATGCTGACTCTGCCTCCAGCTCTGTGTCTGAAAAGAATCTTAGTATGATGGCATCTGGGAACACCGGTGGTGACAACAATGGCAATAGACAAGGCAGCAATCATTTCATGGTTGCAAATGGCAGCAATAATGTGGGTAATGGGAGTGTTAAGGGGCCTTGGGGTATGTCCAATGGCTCGATGCTAAGCACATGTCAGGGCTCTGTGGAGGGCCCCAACAGCAAGCTGGCAGAAGGCAGCCAAGGGAAAATTAATGCATGGGGTACCCAAAGTTCCTCAACCAATGGAGGCATAAATCCAAGCACTTTGAACCCAAATGCCAACAATGGTGCCTGGCCTGTTCTTCAGAACACTGGGCCCAACCCCCATGGGCCTGTGGGGAATGAGAATGGTAATGGCGGCACCAACTCTCAACAAAGCACCATATGTCAAACACCCAGCATGCAGAGTATCAACTCTAAGATGTCCTGGGGATGCCTGCAGGAAAATATATCTGAAGCTGAAGTCAATGGTACAAACAAGGTTCCAAGTGGGCAGCCTCAAAACATTAACACTGAATTTAATGGACCAAATAACACTACTAACACGATGACCTCTAGTTTATTAAACTGTACAGGttcaatgcagatgaatgaaCAGCCCCCAGGGCACCGAGCCTGGCCTGTGAGCACAGGGGGCTCTCCTCAGCTCCCGATTTCTACAGTCTCTAATGGCACTTCCATTTCTCAACATGGCAACAGTGAGGGAATTAACAGCGGGTCTTATGGTACAGCATGTGGCATTCCGCCCGGCACTAATTACTCTGGGGAAAAATGTCCTGTCCCTAAAGGCCAAGCTGTGGGCGACACTGTGAATGCAACTCTAATGCAGTCTGGAGCCAATGGCTTCTCTGTGAGTGCTGCTCcattaaagaataataataatagtgggATGGGCAGTCGTGGAGGAGGTTGGGACTCTGCGTCCACTACCTCACAAAGTATGTCTTGGCGTGCAGGTAACTCTGTGGACCCTGCTGGAATCCCTCGCCCCTGGGGGAgtgcctcctcctcctcttcctcttcttcatccTCTTCAAACACTGGAACTAAGGTCTCAAATGGGGAGTGGAACACTTTGCCCAGCAACAGTCAGCATTCCAATGATAGCACGAATGGGAGCAGGAAGGGAACAAATGGATGGAAGTCGTTGGAAGATGATGCTCTCGGTATAGGTAGCTGTGGTCAAGCATCCCAAGGCAGCACATGGAACAAATCAACAGGCAGTGAAGGAAGTGGAGACAGCTCAGGAGGTCGCAGCGACATTGATGGACAACGCAACAGCAACCGAAGGAGAGGTAATCAACAGGGGATGATAAATGCAGCTCTCTCTAAAATTGACGTAGATCCCAGGGTCTTGTCCAACACAGGGTGGGGACAAACACCAGTCCTCCAGAACACTGCCTGGGATGTATCGAGCTCTGATAAAAAGACAGGAAATGGACAGGCCGGCTGGGGCAGTGCTCCCCCGCAGGCGTCTTATTCAGGTGGGTGGGGAGACAGACCCAGCACCAACAGTAGTGATTCTTCAGTGTCTGGTTGGACAGAACAGAAACCTTCAACTGGCTGGGGAGAATCCAAAGGCCCAGTTGGGCAAGGTGGTTGGGAGGAAGCCTCTTCCGTTACAATGAACAAGGGCAGTTCCTCATGGAATGGTGGCAAGGATGAGAAGTCCTCCTCTTGGAATAACACACAGAAGGCAAAACAGGGATGGGGTGGACCATCTGCTGGAGAGGGATGGGGTGGAGAATGCCCAAAGGGAAACCATTGGGAAGAGCCCCAGAAATCTGGTTCTGGTGGCTGGGACAGCGATAGTGACCGCTCTGGATCAGGCTGGAGCGAACCCGGCCACTGTGGAACAAGTAACACCTGGGGAGGCAGCGGAGGCACCAACACTCCTGACCAGAGTGGTCCAACCACAGGATGGGGAGAGCCAGCCAAGACCAACAATCAAAACCAAGGCTGGGGCGAGCCAATCAAGCCAAGCCACTCCAACCCTACTTGGGGTGATGCCACCAAACCAAACAACTCTTCAGAGTGGGGCAAATCCCAAGAATTCATTATGGGAACATTCAGGAGTGGGAACACCCCTCAGACTGGAGCCCCTGGTCAGAACAAGCCTACAGGATGGCTGGGAGGCCCAATGCCTGCTGCCTCTAAAGAATCATCATCCACTGGGTGGGAAGAGCCATCTCCTGAGTCCATCAGGCGTAGAATGGAAATTGATGATGGTACTTCAGCTTGGGGAGATCCCAACAAATATAACCACAGCAATGTCAACATGTGGAACAAGAACACTGCTGGAGAGCAGGATGGCATGGCTGCTTCTCAGCCCCCACAAGCCCAAAGCTCTATGGCTCCAAAAGAAAAGAGCTGCAACTCAG gGTGGGGAGAGCCATATGGTGGACCACAAAAAATGGAGTCATCTACCTGGGGTGAGCCTGCTGGTCCACCGGTCAAAGTGGACAATGGCACTTCTGCTTGGGGAAAGCCTGTTGATTCAGGTTCCAGCTGGGAAGAGCCAGGGAGGGAAAACTCAGGAGGCGGTGGCTGGGGCAATGCTGCTGTAGGACAACAGTCACAGCACAAGTCTG GATCCAAACCTATGCAAGACAACTGGTGTGGCGAGGAGATGTCTGTGGCAGGTCACTCCAActgggaggaggaggaggaagtagAGATAGGTATGTGGAACAACAATCCATCACAGGAGACAAACCAAACTGGAAACTGGTCCTACAAGAAGATGCCTCCAAAG CTGAATAAAGGACCCAACAAACAGGATGATTCTCTGTGGATGAATCAGTTTGTACAAAAATTCAACAACATTTACACT AGGGATTCCTCTGAAGATTCCCTGAAGAGCAATAAGATGGATATGCCTGGAG GAATGACAGATAAGCGCATGGATGTTGACAAGCATGTTCTTAATATGGGAGAGTACGGAAAAAACCCTGCTTCACGCCACCAGATCCACAAAGACTCGTCCATAGACCGTAATCCCTATATGGATAAG aatgtaaacatgtacGGTGTCAGTAATGCAGCAGCACAAGGCCGGAACACCCAGCAGCCTCCAGCACAACCTCTGAACTCCACTCAGTCCAGTCTACGCAACCAAGTGCCTCCTCCACTACTGCCCTCTCAG GTCCCGCCATCCCTGTTTAAGTACTCTCCCAATAATGGAGGTCTGAACCCTCTGTTTGGCCCACAGCAGGTGGCTATGCTGAACCAGCTGACCCAACTCAACCAACTCTCTCAACTCTCTCAGATTAATCAGTTACAG cgCCTCCTCCTTCAGCAAAAAGCGCAAAACCAGAGAGCCATGCCTGTTAACAGCCGACAGCAACAGGAACAGCAG GGTCGTGGTCTGGGCCCTTCCCAGCAGATGATCCAGCCTTCCCGTCATCTCGATCCCTCCCTGAGGAAGCAGCAGACTTCCCCCCAGCCACCCTCACTGCACCAGCCCAGCTTCAAGTCCTATATGGAGAACTTCATGCCCCCCAATGCCTCTGACCTGCAGAAAGAACAAAATTCCCTGAGCTCGTTCAGTAATTTCCCTTTAG GCTTGAACTCAAACTTGAATGTAAGCAACCTCGACATCAGTAGTGTTGGTTTTAAGGAGCCACAGTCCCGTCTAAAGAAGTGGACTGCCATGGACATTTCCGTCAACTCGCCACTTGATCAAAACCCCAGCAAATCTG GTGCTATAACATCTGGCCTGAGGCTTGAAGATTCACCCTTTGGTCCATATGACTTCATCAATGCCAGTAATGCTCCCATTAGTCCTCCTGGCTCTGTGGGAGATGGCTGGCCCAGCCGTGCCAAATCACCTCATGGTTCCACTAATGTCAACTGGCCACCAG AATTCCGTCCTGGTGAGCCCTGGAAAGGATATCCAAACATTGATCCTGAAACTGACCCATTTGTCACTCCTGGCAGTGTGATTAATAATCTCTCCATTAATACAGTCCGGGATGTTGATCACCTCAGGGACAGAAACAATG GGCCATCCTCATCACTTAACACCACGCTGCCTTCAAATAGTGCCTGGACATCCATTCGTGCCTCCAACCACAATAGTTCCCTCAGCAGTACAGCACAAAGCACTTCAG CCAGAAACAGTGACTCTAAATGGTCTCCTGGTATAGTCACCAACACCTCTTTGGCTCACGAGCTGTGGAAGGTTCCTCTCCCTTCGAAAGGCATCTCTGCTCCATCCCGCCTCCCACCTGGCCTGACCGGTCAGAAACAACCCTCATCTTGGGACAACAGCTCTCTGAGACTGGCAGGCTGGGGTAGCTCTGAATCCAGATTCACCTCTG GTACCAGCTGGGGTGACAGCAGCTCAGGGAGAACGAATTGGCTTGTACTGAAAAACCTCACACCTCAG ATTGATGGCTCCACCTTGCGAACTCTGTGCATGCAGCATGGTCCACTGATCACATTCCATCTGAACCTTCCCCATGGCAACGCTGTCGTCTGCTACAGCTCTAAAGAGGAGGCGGCCAAAGCCCAAAAGTCACTGCACAT GTGTGTTTTAGGGAACACTACTATTCTTGCAGAGTTTGCTAGTGAAGAGGAAATTAATAGTTTCTTTGCACAAGGTCAGTCAATGACTGCCTCTCCCAGCTGGCAAACGCTGGGTTCTTCTCAGAACCGGATCGGATCCATTGAGGGTTCTCACCCCTTCCCGAACCGCACTGATCCAAATCACTGGAACGTCAGTGGGCTGTCAGGAGCTGGAAGCGGAGACCTGCACGGCTCTTCTCTCTGGGGGGTTCCCAACTACTCCACGAGCCTGTGGGGGAGCCCTAGTACCAGTGAGGGAGGGGGAATCAACTGCCCCTCCCCCATCAGCTCCTTCCTTCCTGTTGACCACCTGACAGGAGGTGGGGAGTCAATGTAG
- the LOC127451338 gene encoding trinucleotide repeat-containing gene 6A protein-like isoform X1, with the protein MAPIRDSVSHSSNQTGLEHAGLEPQYENSLWSSGSDSNSNWGKVIVDKGTWPSITGSDPELASECMHADSASSSVSEKNLSMMASGNTGGDNNGNRQGSNHFMVANGSNNVGNGSVKGPWGMSNGSMLSTCQGSVEGPNSKLAEGSQGKINAWGTQSSSTNGGINPSTLNPNANNGAWPVLQNTGPNPHGPVGNENGNGGTNSQQSTICQTPSMQSINSKMSWGCLQENISEAEVNGTNKVPSGQPQNINTEFNGPNNTTNTMTSSLLNCTGSMQMNEQPPGHRAWPVSTGGSPQLPISTVSNGTSISQHGNSEGINSGSYGTACGIPPGTNYSGEKCPVPKGQAVGDTVNATLMQSGANGFSVSAAPLKNNNNSGMGSRGGGWDSASTTSQSMSWRAGNSVDPAGIPRPWGSASSSSSSSSSSSNTGTKVSNGEWNTLPSNSQHSNDSTNGSRKGTNGWKSLEDDALGIGSCGQASQGSTWNKSTGSEGSGDSSGGRSDIDGQRNSNRRRGNQQGMINAALSKIDVDPRVLSNTGWGQTPVLQNTAWDVSSSDKKTGNGQAGWGSAPPQASYSGGWGDRPSTNSSDSSVSGWTEQKPSTGWGESKGPVGQGGWEEASSVTMNKGSSSWNGGKDEKSSSWNNTQKAKQGWGGPSAGEGWGGECPKGNHWEEPQKSGSGGWDSDSDRSGSGWSEPGHCGTSNTWGGSGGTNTPDQSGPTTGWGEPAKTNNQNQGWGEPIKPSHSNPTWGDATKPNNSSEWGKSQEFIMGTFRSGNTPQTGAPGQNKPTGWLGGPMPAASKESSSTGWEEPSPESIRRRMEIDDGTSAWGDPNKYNHSNVNMWNKNTAGEQDGMAASQPPQAQSSMAPKEKSCNSGWGEPYGGPQKMESSTWGEPAGPPVKVDNGTSAWGKPVDSGSSWEEPGRENSGGGGWGNAAVGQQSQHKSGSKPMQDNWCGEEMSVAGHSNWEEEEEVEIGMWNNNPSQETNQTGNWSYKKMPPKLNKGPNKQDDSLWMNQFVQKFNNIYTRDSSEDSLKSNKMDMPGGMTDKRMDVDKHVLNMGEYGKNPASRHQIHKDSSIDRNPYMDKLSMPVYDSSVAEESPNSMQNISFSPTNNAQPSQCSLPGPHHPNSASVRQNVNMYGVSNAAAQGRNTQQPPAQPLNSTQSSLRNQVPPPLLPSQVPPSLFKYSPNNGGLNPLFGPQQVAMLNQLTQLNQLSQLSQINQLQRLLLQQKAQNQRAMPVNSRQQQEQQGRGLGPSQQMIQPSRHLDPSLRKQQTSPQPPSLHQPSFKSYMENFMPPNASDLQKEQNSLSSFSNFPLGGCPPHLNLGQTDSMLHQAAKPNTMFASDMSGYQSAGIRQSHSLLAPPLSNGHMVPGSPINPRVGKNFCPDSSSLPARGLNSNLNVSNLDISSVGFKEPQSRLKKWTAMDISVNSPLDQNPSKSGAITSGLRLEDSPFGPYDFINASNAPISPPGSVGDGWPSRAKSPHGSTNVNWPPEFRPGEPWKGYPNIDPETDPFVTPGSVINNLSINTVRDVDHLRDRNNGPSSSLNTTLPSNSAWTSIRASNHNSSLSSTAQSTSARNSDSKWSPGIVTNTSLAHELWKVPLPSKGISAPSRLPPGLTGQKQPSSWDNSSLRLAGWGSSESRFTSGTSWGDSSSGRTNWLVLKNLTPQIDGSTLRTLCMQHGPLITFHLNLPHGNAVVCYSSKEEAAKAQKSLHMCVLGNTTILAEFASEEEINSFFAQGQSMTASPSWQTLGSSQNRIGSIEGSHPFPNRTDPNHWNVSGLSGAGSGDLHGSSLWGVPNYSTSLWGSPSTSEGGGINCPSPISSFLPVDHLTGGGESM; encoded by the exons ATGGCTCCCATTCGGGATTCTGTCAGCCACTCCTCTAACCAAACAG GTTTGGAACACGCTGGTCTGGAACCTCAGTATGAAAATTCATTGTGGAGCTCTGGCAGCGACTCTAACAGCAACTGGGGAAAAGTCATTGTAGATAAGGGAACCTGGCCCTCTATCACTGGTAGTGACCCAGAGTTAGCCTCAGAATGTATGCATGCTGACTCTGCCTCCAGCTCTGTGTCTGAAAAGAATCTTAGTATGATGGCATCTGGGAACACCGGTGGTGACAACAATGGCAATAGACAAGGCAGCAATCATTTCATGGTTGCAAATGGCAGCAATAATGTGGGTAATGGGAGTGTTAAGGGGCCTTGGGGTATGTCCAATGGCTCGATGCTAAGCACATGTCAGGGCTCTGTGGAGGGCCCCAACAGCAAGCTGGCAGAAGGCAGCCAAGGGAAAATTAATGCATGGGGTACCCAAAGTTCCTCAACCAATGGAGGCATAAATCCAAGCACTTTGAACCCAAATGCCAACAATGGTGCCTGGCCTGTTCTTCAGAACACTGGGCCCAACCCCCATGGGCCTGTGGGGAATGAGAATGGTAATGGCGGCACCAACTCTCAACAAAGCACCATATGTCAAACACCCAGCATGCAGAGTATCAACTCTAAGATGTCCTGGGGATGCCTGCAGGAAAATATATCTGAAGCTGAAGTCAATGGTACAAACAAGGTTCCAAGTGGGCAGCCTCAAAACATTAACACTGAATTTAATGGACCAAATAACACTACTAACACGATGACCTCTAGTTTATTAAACTGTACAGGttcaatgcagatgaatgaaCAGCCCCCAGGGCACCGAGCCTGGCCTGTGAGCACAGGGGGCTCTCCTCAGCTCCCGATTTCTACAGTCTCTAATGGCACTTCCATTTCTCAACATGGCAACAGTGAGGGAATTAACAGCGGGTCTTATGGTACAGCATGTGGCATTCCGCCCGGCACTAATTACTCTGGGGAAAAATGTCCTGTCCCTAAAGGCCAAGCTGTGGGCGACACTGTGAATGCAACTCTAATGCAGTCTGGAGCCAATGGCTTCTCTGTGAGTGCTGCTCcattaaagaataataataatagtgggATGGGCAGTCGTGGAGGAGGTTGGGACTCTGCGTCCACTACCTCACAAAGTATGTCTTGGCGTGCAGGTAACTCTGTGGACCCTGCTGGAATCCCTCGCCCCTGGGGGAgtgcctcctcctcctcttcctcttcttcatccTCTTCAAACACTGGAACTAAGGTCTCAAATGGGGAGTGGAACACTTTGCCCAGCAACAGTCAGCATTCCAATGATAGCACGAATGGGAGCAGGAAGGGAACAAATGGATGGAAGTCGTTGGAAGATGATGCTCTCGGTATAGGTAGCTGTGGTCAAGCATCCCAAGGCAGCACATGGAACAAATCAACAGGCAGTGAAGGAAGTGGAGACAGCTCAGGAGGTCGCAGCGACATTGATGGACAACGCAACAGCAACCGAAGGAGAGGTAATCAACAGGGGATGATAAATGCAGCTCTCTCTAAAATTGACGTAGATCCCAGGGTCTTGTCCAACACAGGGTGGGGACAAACACCAGTCCTCCAGAACACTGCCTGGGATGTATCGAGCTCTGATAAAAAGACAGGAAATGGACAGGCCGGCTGGGGCAGTGCTCCCCCGCAGGCGTCTTATTCAGGTGGGTGGGGAGACAGACCCAGCACCAACAGTAGTGATTCTTCAGTGTCTGGTTGGACAGAACAGAAACCTTCAACTGGCTGGGGAGAATCCAAAGGCCCAGTTGGGCAAGGTGGTTGGGAGGAAGCCTCTTCCGTTACAATGAACAAGGGCAGTTCCTCATGGAATGGTGGCAAGGATGAGAAGTCCTCCTCTTGGAATAACACACAGAAGGCAAAACAGGGATGGGGTGGACCATCTGCTGGAGAGGGATGGGGTGGAGAATGCCCAAAGGGAAACCATTGGGAAGAGCCCCAGAAATCTGGTTCTGGTGGCTGGGACAGCGATAGTGACCGCTCTGGATCAGGCTGGAGCGAACCCGGCCACTGTGGAACAAGTAACACCTGGGGAGGCAGCGGAGGCACCAACACTCCTGACCAGAGTGGTCCAACCACAGGATGGGGAGAGCCAGCCAAGACCAACAATCAAAACCAAGGCTGGGGCGAGCCAATCAAGCCAAGCCACTCCAACCCTACTTGGGGTGATGCCACCAAACCAAACAACTCTTCAGAGTGGGGCAAATCCCAAGAATTCATTATGGGAACATTCAGGAGTGGGAACACCCCTCAGACTGGAGCCCCTGGTCAGAACAAGCCTACAGGATGGCTGGGAGGCCCAATGCCTGCTGCCTCTAAAGAATCATCATCCACTGGGTGGGAAGAGCCATCTCCTGAGTCCATCAGGCGTAGAATGGAAATTGATGATGGTACTTCAGCTTGGGGAGATCCCAACAAATATAACCACAGCAATGTCAACATGTGGAACAAGAACACTGCTGGAGAGCAGGATGGCATGGCTGCTTCTCAGCCCCCACAAGCCCAAAGCTCTATGGCTCCAAAAGAAAAGAGCTGCAACTCAG gGTGGGGAGAGCCATATGGTGGACCACAAAAAATGGAGTCATCTACCTGGGGTGAGCCTGCTGGTCCACCGGTCAAAGTGGACAATGGCACTTCTGCTTGGGGAAAGCCTGTTGATTCAGGTTCCAGCTGGGAAGAGCCAGGGAGGGAAAACTCAGGAGGCGGTGGCTGGGGCAATGCTGCTGTAGGACAACAGTCACAGCACAAGTCTG GATCCAAACCTATGCAAGACAACTGGTGTGGCGAGGAGATGTCTGTGGCAGGTCACTCCAActgggaggaggaggaggaagtagAGATAGGTATGTGGAACAACAATCCATCACAGGAGACAAACCAAACTGGAAACTGGTCCTACAAGAAGATGCCTCCAAAG CTGAATAAAGGACCCAACAAACAGGATGATTCTCTGTGGATGAATCAGTTTGTACAAAAATTCAACAACATTTACACT AGGGATTCCTCTGAAGATTCCCTGAAGAGCAATAAGATGGATATGCCTGGAG GAATGACAGATAAGCGCATGGATGTTGACAAGCATGTTCTTAATATGGGAGAGTACGGAAAAAACCCTGCTTCACGCCACCAGATCCACAAAGACTCGTCCATAGACCGTAATCCCTATATGGATAAG CTTTCAATGCCTGTATATGATAGCTCTGTAGCAGAAGAGTCCCCAAACTCCATGCAGAATATCAGCTTTTCCCCAACAAATAATGCACAGCCAAGCCAGTGCAGCTTGCCAGGGCCTCACCATCCAAACTCTGCCTCTGTTAGGCAG aatgtaaacatgtacGGTGTCAGTAATGCAGCAGCACAAGGCCGGAACACCCAGCAGCCTCCAGCACAACCTCTGAACTCCACTCAGTCCAGTCTACGCAACCAAGTGCCTCCTCCACTACTGCCCTCTCAG GTCCCGCCATCCCTGTTTAAGTACTCTCCCAATAATGGAGGTCTGAACCCTCTGTTTGGCCCACAGCAGGTGGCTATGCTGAACCAGCTGACCCAACTCAACCAACTCTCTCAACTCTCTCAGATTAATCAGTTACAG cgCCTCCTCCTTCAGCAAAAAGCGCAAAACCAGAGAGCCATGCCTGTTAACAGCCGACAGCAACAGGAACAGCAG GGTCGTGGTCTGGGCCCTTCCCAGCAGATGATCCAGCCTTCCCGTCATCTCGATCCCTCCCTGAGGAAGCAGCAGACTTCCCCCCAGCCACCCTCACTGCACCAGCCCAGCTTCAAGTCCTATATGGAGAACTTCATGCCCCCCAATGCCTCTGACCTGCAGAAAGAACAAAATTCCCTGAGCTCGTTCAGTAATTTCCCTTTAGGTGGGTGTCCTCCCCATCTTAATTTAggccagactgactcaatgttgcACCAAGCTGCCAAGCCCAACACGATGTTTGCCTCTGACATGTCAGGCTATCAGTCAGCTGGCATTAGACAAAGTCATAGCCTCCTAGCCCCTCCTCTGAGCAATGGCCACATGGTGCCAGGCTCTCCCATCAACCCTCGGGTAGGAAAGAACTTCTGTCCTGACAGCAGCTCTCTGCCAGCAAGAG GCTTGAACTCAAACTTGAATGTAAGCAACCTCGACATCAGTAGTGTTGGTTTTAAGGAGCCACAGTCCCGTCTAAAGAAGTGGACTGCCATGGACATTTCCGTCAACTCGCCACTTGATCAAAACCCCAGCAAATCTG GTGCTATAACATCTGGCCTGAGGCTTGAAGATTCACCCTTTGGTCCATATGACTTCATCAATGCCAGTAATGCTCCCATTAGTCCTCCTGGCTCTGTGGGAGATGGCTGGCCCAGCCGTGCCAAATCACCTCATGGTTCCACTAATGTCAACTGGCCACCAG AATTCCGTCCTGGTGAGCCCTGGAAAGGATATCCAAACATTGATCCTGAAACTGACCCATTTGTCACTCCTGGCAGTGTGATTAATAATCTCTCCATTAATACAGTCCGGGATGTTGATCACCTCAGGGACAGAAACAATG GGCCATCCTCATCACTTAACACCACGCTGCCTTCAAATAGTGCCTGGACATCCATTCGTGCCTCCAACCACAATAGTTCCCTCAGCAGTACAGCACAAAGCACTTCAG CCAGAAACAGTGACTCTAAATGGTCTCCTGGTATAGTCACCAACACCTCTTTGGCTCACGAGCTGTGGAAGGTTCCTCTCCCTTCGAAAGGCATCTCTGCTCCATCCCGCCTCCCACCTGGCCTGACCGGTCAGAAACAACCCTCATCTTGGGACAACAGCTCTCTGAGACTGGCAGGCTGGGGTAGCTCTGAATCCAGATTCACCTCTG GTACCAGCTGGGGTGACAGCAGCTCAGGGAGAACGAATTGGCTTGTACTGAAAAACCTCACACCTCAG ATTGATGGCTCCACCTTGCGAACTCTGTGCATGCAGCATGGTCCACTGATCACATTCCATCTGAACCTTCCCCATGGCAACGCTGTCGTCTGCTACAGCTCTAAAGAGGAGGCGGCCAAAGCCCAAAAGTCACTGCACAT GTGTGTTTTAGGGAACACTACTATTCTTGCAGAGTTTGCTAGTGAAGAGGAAATTAATAGTTTCTTTGCACAAGGTCAGTCAATGACTGCCTCTCCCAGCTGGCAAACGCTGGGTTCTTCTCAGAACCGGATCGGATCCATTGAGGGTTCTCACCCCTTCCCGAACCGCACTGATCCAAATCACTGGAACGTCAGTGGGCTGTCAGGAGCTGGAAGCGGAGACCTGCACGGCTCTTCTCTCTGGGGGGTTCCCAACTACTCCACGAGCCTGTGGGGGAGCCCTAGTACCAGTGAGGGAGGGGGAATCAACTGCCCCTCCCCCATCAGCTCCTTCCTTCCTGTTGACCACCTGACAGGAGGTGGGGAGTCAATGTAG